From Tachypleus tridentatus isolate NWPU-2018 chromosome 8, ASM421037v1, whole genome shotgun sequence, a single genomic window includes:
- the Bet3 gene encoding blocked early in transport 3, which yields MGYNIGVRLIEDYLARTGSGRCYDLRDTADKLQMAFKMYLGITPSVTNWSPAGDEFSLILENNPLTEFVELPEGHSALKYSNILAGVLRGALEMVQLEVAAWFVQDQLSGDSCTELRVKFLKRLEDAMPVGED from the exons AT GGGTTACAATATTGGTGTCCGACTTATTGAGGACTACTTAGCTCGTACTGGTTCTGGACGATGTTATGATCTCAGAGACACAGCAGATAAATTACAG ATGGCATTTAAGATGTACCTTGGCATCACTCCATCAGTTACAAACTGGAGTCCGGCTGGAGATGAATTTTCCTTAATCCTTGAGAATAACCCTCTTACAGAGTTTGTGGAGCTACCTGAAGGACACAGtgcattaaaatattcaaatattctgGCTGGAGTATTGAGGGGAGCATTAGAAATG GTACAGTTAGAAGTGGCAGCTTGGTTTGTCCAAGATCAGTTGTCAGGAGATTCATGCACAGAATTAAGGGTCAAATTTCTCAAGAGACTAGAAGATGCAATGCCAGTTGGAGAAGACTGA